The Bombus pascuorum chromosome 13, iyBomPasc1.1, whole genome shotgun sequence nucleotide sequence TCGTTACTTCATTTTCACTTTGTCCCGAATTGTTCGAAGATTTCAggaacgaataaatatatcttagtTTATGGttgaatatctttattttgggagaataatttttattttattattattaattattattattattaattttgattactCACAGTGGAGCATAAGATGATTTAATTTCGAAATGACGATTGCAAGAGattttacagatatttttgagaaaatcaaTCATATCGCGAACACACTCGGAGAATAACATCtgaataaaaagaacaagTTAGTTTGGAATTGTCACATCCGTTGTAGGTTTTATTTGACTTACCGCGTTTTTATAGAATAACATCTGTTTACATTAAATTAGATCTCTGCTCTTACAAATAATAACGGTAGCTCTGTCTTTTTATCTCTCTGAATAATCTTTCCTCGCACGCAGACACGAGTCTTATTCACACGAAATTAAActgtacatatgtaatatcCTCTTCCCTACAATTATTGTCCATGTACTATCTACacttatatacaatttatttgtacaataatcctaattaagtatcattttattattcacagTAATACACAATAATTCACAGTGATAGCCTTTATCAccgaaaatatgaaaaaatagaaattactgATATTGGATTAATGTtcgatttctttaattaatgtCAATCTAAGAAGTATTTCTTGTACCTCTGTATCGTCCCCGTACAATCAAACACTAAATCGAATGTTGTATCGTCGTTATATCTTCATCATTGCCAATTTCATCGAAAGGAAAGTAAACAAATCGAGTTAAATTTAAGTGAAAGGAAACAGAAGTAAACAATTCACAGACACTATATGAACGACCGGGTAGAAAAAACACTTCGCCAAGAGCCTGGATTAACGTTGATCGCGTTTCCTTTCCACCGAAGTCACTGTACATCCACCGACGACGTAATCGACCTAAGTAATCACTAGCCTTCCAtcggaaatttttattctcgtttCATCGAGCTTCCGTTCTTTTTTCGCCCTAGTAAGGCCTCCATACTGGTTTGGTCACGGCCGGCGAGGAGATCTTGGTCGGAGATGGGCTCCTCTTTGGCGACAACGACCGCGAGATCAGGGCTGTTGGCGCCTTGAGCTCGTTTTTCATACCCTGGATGGCCTTTCTCGATGGAATCCTTTCAGAAGGCGATGACGCCGCTATGACGATGGATGTTGTTGGCGGCAAAGTGTTCAATCTGATTGGCACGAACGCACTACGTATTTCTTCGGCTGCTGATTCGCTTCCGGACTCGCTCGGACTTTTCGGTGGCGTTCTAGACGGACTGTTCGGTATGGTCGCTGATACGGCCGTGCTGCTAGTTGTTTTTGGCGGCAGCGTCGCGTACTCTGTCGGATAATTTACGTGGTCATACGGATACGACGGTAAAACGGTGGGCGGGAAGGTTGGTGGAAACATTTCCGTTGATGGCATCGGAATAGTTCCTGAAGAAATGcgtaaaaagagaagaggTGATTAGTTATGATTTTTAGGGAAACTGAAATGAcgatttaaagaagaaagtcGGCGAGTAAAGTGAATGAGATCGTGATTAGTAGCGATCTTCAGAGAAACTCAACTAGTGATTAGTCGCGAGTTAAAGAAGAGAGTTGGTTGGTATGGATCCCGAGGGAAAACCAGAATAGAAAAAGTGAAGATTAGTTGTACGTTTTGGAAAGAAGAAATCTTTAGAAGAAAGTTTTTTGATAAAGAGAGCCAAGTCAGGGGAACCAAATTCATTGATGGTATGTCGGGGTGTTTTTTATAGAGACACAGAAAAGGAAACGGTGAGGGCTAGTCGTGGTTTTTAAAGAGACAGAAatatatggaattttaaagaaactggTATGAAGAATAGAGTCGAAGAGGACCAAGTCGCTGAAAATAAATGCATCGATGGGACTGGATCGGAGCCTGGGGAAAATGAAAgacgagaaaggaaaaaggcgACGATTAGTCGTGATTTTTAGAGAAGCTGATGTACTACGAAGAAGGAGAGGAGTTTGGTGGGTGAAGAGAACTAAGTCGTATTGTTATTGCGTGGATGCATGGGGGTCGTAGGGGTCCGTTGTGGGAAAAGGGAACCCACCCTCGGTCCAGCCACGAGTATGAATCATCGGCAGGCGTCGCGGACTCTGGCGAAATCGATAACACGAACTCGCTCTCGTCTGAACGCGTGTCCGCTTTCGAGGCTTTTTTTACTAGTCGCAGTCAGAGCGATTCTTTGGTTGTGTGCATTGTTGCCCTTTGATTGATTGCGACTCAGACGAGGATGAAGGGCTCTGATGGTAGCGATTAGAAACGTTCTGCGTGGCTAGTACTTTTCATCACAAGATGATGGTTCTTGAAGCGCATGCGTTTTGTGACGATGTATAGCATTTTGATGCAGAAACTGATAAAAACAGTTTTGCACCTGTTATCGATAGACATTTTTGTGCAATCTAATCTTTATCTGATCTATTTGAAGTGGCGATAAAACATTTGCATAAACTCGAAGAAGGAGAATTTGCTAGTAAGTTCTTGATCCCAAGAATTGACGAGCAATCGGTGGAAGATACGAAAATACTGGGCATGTAAGGATTGAGGAAATACAAGCAGAAAGgcaattataaaatgaaagctCACCTTTGAGGAACGCAGGATGGGGCAAATGCCACGCGTGTCCCAAATACGCAACATCCACCCAAGGATTCAGCAACCCAAGTCCAGGGAATCCATGGCCGTACTGATAATCTGCAAATATCCAAGAAACATATTTCTTAGCACGATCGAAGCTTTCGAAAATAAACTAAAGATGCGTGCTTTCGAGGCGATTCCTTCGACTCTATAAATAAACATCCAACGATCAAGGTTCCCCAAAACGCACGCTGTATCAGCTACGTTGTAACCTTGACGAACTTTTCTCCCTATCGATTTtggtatttaattatatctaaccTTGTATTTCTTCAAAATCCTTCGGTGGACAGATGGGAATTGGGAGCAAGGAAAATCTGCAGGAGGTAACTCTTCTTTTATTAAGTAGATCTGAAAAGAGAACGAGGATCTTACTAATCTGATctagagaaattaattagaaatccaattgaataatatatagGGAATTcatgattttaattacattgcAAGAAGGATATTTGGCTCGTTCTACTCAACACGCGATACGTAAGtgtattttccatttaacTATCTAAGTAATAGATCCGACCATTTTGATTAATAACACGGTATATATCTACAGCTTCAAACGTGAGATTTAAATCATTGCCGTTAATCCAAACCTGCATTTCTTTCGCACATCGTTCTTTATATCCTACACAATATTTCCAACAGATTCACGCGATCGATATGTTTCAATGAATCGAAGTAACTTAACCAACTCGAAAGAAACTTCCATCGACTTGTTTGTTTCGAACCTTTTAAATTCATCTAATTAATTTGCACATACTTCAAACCAAGTCACTTATTTCAAGTCCCTCCAATTCAATTAACTTGCCTAATCTGAACGAGATTCGAGCAAAGTCCACTTGCATCAAGCTTTTTGACAAATCTTAAAGAGTCTTATCGAACTGACAAAGCGATGTGATGGCAGAGgtagaaaaaatgaagaaaggaGTTTCGGAGGGATGGAGACCAGTCGAAATGTCGTAAAACTCAGATTAACGATGCTCTCCGGAGGCGAGTTAGCGATCTCTGTTTACAGGATCGGCGCGTTACGTTGGCTCGTTACGAGCCACATGCTACCGCCATATGCGGCGCGATAAACAAACGCATAAACGCGGTTCCTTTGCAGACAACGCGTCCACGACGTCGTTTCTCTACCTCCCGTGGCTTCGTTCGTCTCTTTTACCTCGACCTGCACGCCGCCTCCAATAAACACAGACCAACGGTACAGTAGTTAGCGTTCTACAAGCCAATCCGGACTCAAGCTTATCTGGGGAAAATAAGCGAGGATGTTAAAAGGATGCCGACCGAGCCGCGATCATCGCGGCTTGAACCGATGCCAACCTCCGTTTGGTATACGGATACGATTTTCACGCGTTTGGCCGCGTATACGTGtgcgtgtgcgcgcgcgcacagCCAACCTTATGCACGTGCACGTGCAAACGGGTCTGGTAGAGGCTGCGAGTCTCTGCGACCGCCGCGCGCGGCCCGCGGTTTGAGGTCCACCGGATTATTAAACGCCTACGAGGATCTCGACACCCGTTTGCGGGTTCTATACCGGCCACGCGATAGTCCTCCATGCGGAATCTTTCCTTTCACCTTCGTGAGttggatatttttctttttctttatatccAGGATAAAGAAATCAAATTCGGAAAAGAGATTTCTGGATTATTTGTGGAGAATCTTccagaaaaggaaaaaaagagaccAAGGATTCTTTCAGGCTATCGTAATACATACGGTTAATGCGTGGGATTGGCGAATCAAAGCTCGCGACCCAAagtttgaaaaagaagaaaaatatgaaagaatgcTTCGATaacgtttatatttaatgagCGAAATTAGAAAAGCAAAGTCTCGAGTCAAAGAGATCAAATGTGTTCTAGCACAGAAATTATTATGGCCAAATCATTAGACTCGATGGATGAGAAGTTGCAGGAAAGAAGAGACAATCCTCCGAAGATTTCATGTTTAATAagcaaaattagaaaatcaaaGTATCGAATCAGAAGCATTGGAGCttgcatgaaaaaaaaaaaaaaaaaaaaaaaaaaaaaaaatcgttatTTCGCATTTACGCAACTTTTAAACGAATGTTTGACAATTCTCTGGCGATCTCGTATTTAACGAATTACACATTTAGAGAATCCAAGTTTTAAgtcaaagaaatcaaaattgcgAACAAGAGAAATTGTAATGGCGAATCTATTCGGATTTTTAGACGAGAATTTgcaggaaaaaaggaaagaaaatctCTGAAAGTTCGATTCTGGAATCGGGAAAATATACCaaaagaaatgagaaaaatagaaaCCTTTAAGAATGTTGCATCTAGCAAAGAAAATTAGATTCGAAGAAATCGTAGTTTGTGGAAAAAGAAACTACCGTGGTGAACTTACTCGATTTGGATCGTGGTTCCCTAGGCCCATCCACGGTGACTTTGATCGCCTTCGTATAGGTGGCGACTTGGAAGGGTACCGTGCTGATTTGTATCGTCAGGGAAAACGACTTTCCTGCAATTAGTTAAAAATGattggaatataatttttgccaGGTTccaaaatgatataatttcttcaagaatattttgtcTGTGTCCCAAAATAAACTAGAAGATTAAAGTAGAGATATAATCGATGAAACACCGACCTCTTCCGCTACGACCAACGAATCTGAGATCGTTGAACTTGGCAACTTGGTTTTTCATGACAGCCGTGCAATTTCTCAATTCACCGCAGCAATTCTCATCGTTGCCAGCTCTGATAGTCACTAGAGTGCCGTCGCTGACCTCGTCGAGGGCAACGACCTTGAAAGCCACCGGTAGCGATTTATTCGACCTCCAATGCGATGGCAACGCGCTGCAGAGGATGGCCGGACTTCCGGTCCTCACCAGATCTCCGTGACAAGCCTGCAATGTCTCATGAATAGCGTTGAAGTTGTCCATTCCTAACGGTCCTTCCGGTAAATGCATTTTTTACTGAAGTAGTAGATGCGGATGACGACAAAATActccaaaaaagaaagagggcgttaaatgttaaaatccTCGATAACACCAAGTATCTCCTTAACACACTGAGTCCAAATCACTGTTGCCTATTACACTCAAGCACGATAATAGTTCATAAACAGCAACGATTTAGCAAAGAAGAGAATGTCTCTGTTATTGTTACACACGCAATTcaactaatatttttaaggagTCCTTCGTAGAACGACATACACTTTGGATCgcaatcgaagaaaaatgatacGACCGACCGAGGAAAAAGTTCCACACTAAACCGACGCGCACTCGATGCCGGCTGAGCGGATTCTAGTTTTTCGCGGCCGCAGCCGCAGCTATTTAGAGGGGATTTTTCTCCCCTCCAATTTTTCCGGAGCCCCACCCAGGCCAAGCGCGTCGACCAATGAGGACGGCGGTCGTGTTGTGGCCTCCGCGGCTCGCCGCCTTCGCCCCTAACCAGGCTTAGGGGTGCCTTGCGAAAGGGGCTGCTAGCCTGCTGCCTCTCTTGCCAAGGATGGCTTGTGCCTCCGCTCTTCCTTACCGTACTCATCGTCCCACTCTCGTCACGCGTCCCTCTCTATCCCACTCTTTCAATCTACCtgtccctttctctctctcatcGGCACGTTCCGCTTTCTACTACCAGCTTATCTTCCTTCTCTGTCACCCTTGTGGTACCATTTCGGTTCCAACCCTCGCTCTGTCTTCCTCAGTCTAGTGTACCCTTTTCTCTTTGCTTTCTCGCTCAGTCTTCTTGCTACCGTCTACCTTGGCCGGCCAACTCCTGCCACGCTTACGTGACGATGTGAATTTTCACGCGCACGTGTTCGTACCATCTCTCCATGCTCCTCCACGTTGCACACGTTTCTTGACCTCGAAGATGACTGTTGCGAAGgacgaaacattttttcagGTGGTCGCTGCCGGTATTGTTCGATGAAattgaattatgtaaaattgaattatgtatgtatttaattctGTCAAGGGATGTAAATCGGCTGTAAGTATTAGGGTTTGTGATAATACCCGAGACCCTTCAGTTAATCGGAGAACAGAATGGTAATGGGTACAATAGTTCAGTCTCGTATTTATTGTACATGGTTTTAATTATGTGATTTTGTTATTATGCTTTTCTATCGGAATTTTACCGTTATTACAGTTCAGATGAGAAAAGGGTATGTAGATCCGATTCATTCATGGTTTTGTGGTCAAAACTGTATAATCTTGCGATTAACACGAGGACCTGCGCTTTATGGTTTGTTAAACAATGCGTCAATTTAATCTTTGATAACCTCAATAAGTATAATGGATTTTTATAATGGGTAGAACATTGTTTCTTATAATATGTGGACAAAAATGAAGATCATCCGGTACACCAGGCTTCTCCAACAATAATACTAATGTCTTTTTCAACAAAAGAAACAATTCTctcgtttaaattttataaattttcttaccgTTATTAGTCCTActgatttcttttatttctgtcttTTCTCCTCGTAAGATAATGTTTCCTACTCTGGGATATAAGAATTTCGTTTAATCTGCacaaatactttatttataaaaatacaatttcatgGAAGAACCCGATAACCAATTTCAACATTCAGTAATCAATTTCACGTTACCAGAAACAGTCTTTTTAATCGGTCGTGGAATTAAACATGTATTCTTGCATCCTGTTGAACAATACAAAAAATGATTCCACTAGTTGCTTCTTTATAAAGTTGCTTGGATTCGTCAGCTATTTgcaagaaatttatatttgaatgcAATAAGTCGTTCGAAATCAAGCAGTTAATATAACTCCGCTTTGTTTTTGTAACAAAAATGACAAAgagagaaatgaatttttaataacgctGCTACGTGATAAGATTTCTAAAAGTTGCAATTAAGTAGAAtgcaaaaaaatgaaattgtcaGGAATTCTGACCGACTCTTACACAAAGGCAAGGTTGCATGGGTGGTTCGCATAATTTACTGTTATAAGGGATTGACAGCAaatgaatttcaatatttagaCAAAGATTCATGCAGGCTTCCTGTAGGGATCGACAAACATATTAGCGGAGcctagaaataaaagaaagacggAAAGGCGGTGGTTGCAAAAGATTTATTAGGGTGTTGAGGTTCATTTCACCGATTTTCGCGTCAAAGAGGCGCACCAATTCAGCCCTTTTGGCGGAAACTCGAAAAGGACAGGCCGTAAAAGACAGACGTTGGCTATGCACGAAATTCGAATCGATCTTCACGGAATCCCAACTCTGACTTTCTGGGTCAGCGTGTCGTTCACGGAGGCTTTCCTGCGAgatttacaacgaaattgcactcGCAGCCTCTTGCCGCCCCTTTTTCGCCTCCGCACGCTGCACCAAAGAGGAAGAGTTTAACGAGGCCGGATTAAATTTCCGGATCGCGCGATTTCTCCACCCGTCTCCTATCCTtccctctttttattttcgattttcggCTCTATCCTGTGATCCAGGGTGTTTGATAACCCCCTCCTCGAGCATTTTTCCGACGATATACTCTATAGTGAATTCggcaaaagaatttaattttgattaaattcagaaaagaattttcatttcaggCTCGATCACCATGATTCTTTTAGAGCCCTCTTGGTATAATTAAACTagtattattatcataattatcggtatttataaattctctTATATAATAGTAACGTTTGATGACAATAGCAATCGTGACAAGTAGTTTTAATTTGCGAGTATTTGATTATCctgtataaaattgaaaaattataaaatgaaagtttaaaGCTAGTAATGTTTTCTGTCCGTTAATATCGTCAGGAAGCCTCAGATGCAACATCTTTCAGAGTTCTGTATATAACGAAACGTCAGTAATTTTAGAGACGAAGACAGACAAACGGGGATTGAATGTTAAAGTTCAGCGTTCTCTTTTAGTGTTTCCCAACAGTAGACAAAACAGCAATATCTATCAATGTGATGTTCGTACCATAAATTCCGGCCGAAAATCGATGCCTAGAATTATTACTTTCTATGGGAAAAGAGCGTACCCATCGGTAGTTCTTCTGGCAAAAGAGAGACCACGAACCATAAAGGTCCAGTTTCGAAGCTTTTATGTTACAACCGACTAGCTCTTCAAAGGTTTCTCCAGGCAATATCTTGGTAAAAGTGCGTGGAAAGgctcttttcaattttcactgCTTTCTCGCACTTATAGTCTCTCCTTGAGcaacaaacaattttcttataGCTTTTACACCTACCAGTGGGGATTAGTGCGAGATTAAccccattttttttttcaccctCTCTTCGGTCGCGTCGTTTTTTCCTTTACATCTGCGACGATTGAAAAGTTCGAAAGCTTACACCGATGGTTTCTATTTTCTCCTGGGTTTCCCGGATTTAGTCGGAACATTtgtgataaaaaattgtagaatcaataatacataaatacgtAGGTCCTCCATGAGggtcgatttaaaaaaaaaaaaaaaatattttgcggCATTTTAACTCTCTGTACTTGGAGCTGTGAGGGTACGATTTTTTCAGTACCAAGGCAGGTTGTCTCAAACGAAATTACTAAGCAGGAaatctctatttaaaaatattttctcgttttttcaCGCGAATGATTCATATATGGACATAGCTGGACATTAGATTCGTATCCGAATGTTATATTTGGATAAAATTTAAGTGTCAAATGCGCAGACGATATTAATAACTCGGACGAATCAGTAACATTTTGAATATCAACCTTGTGAGAAATTCATGGGAATATTCCATTCTAGGAGAAAAGTCCTTCTAACGGTAATACACTtagaaacgttataaaatttcaaaatgtaaatgtatattGATAAATTCACGCATACGTGATAGAGattgtagcggcacatgagctaGAGGAtaattcaaatcatgttgttgttttgcgtCGAAGTAGCAATATCGTTAGGATACACAACGTAATGACAAATAAACTCCGTGCAAAATATTGTCGCCGTTACGTGCAACCgtcgaacaaagacgaatttgaattttccgactcTCTCCCgatcagtataaataaacggacgcgATCATAAGGAAATAGGTATCTACGAATATCTGCCGAGTTATCTATCAGTTATCAGTTAGTCGCGCGGATCAGTATCTACGAGTATCTACCGAGTATCGACCAGTTATCAACGAGTTATCAGCGATCTTATTTTGCGACTTATACACTGTCTTAGCGAATCCGTTAGTACGAGGGTTTTTGCGAACATTATCTGTACTTATTTGTTTaacgttttaaatatatttgacggttTCAACAACGAGCAATCTCGTCTAATAAATCTCACGATCAACCTCTTCACAAGTCCTTTACAAAATTAACGTTTCTCAATCGTAACGAAGGACTTTGGTTTTCGACGATCGAATTGACACGGAATAGAATCTCTTGCAAGCAGAGAGAGTTGCTATTTTGCTCCAATGCCATAGGCATTTTTCTCGTTACAAATTACTCTCTACAAATTGCTCTCTACCTATCTTTCATCCCCCAGAAGCATTCGTTCAAAGTCGCGTTCCTAATACGTCGAAAAGAAGGCGCGGAGCTCTTCTTCGAACAATGCGTGTCTGAAAAAACCGGCGCATCGACAGCAACAAGAgttgcaattaattaatagtagACAAAAAGGAGCTCCGGAGAAGAAAATACAACGATGCGAGAGGC carries:
- the LOC132913084 gene encoding segmentation protein Runt-like, translating into MHLPEGPLGMDNFNAIHETLQACHGDLVRTGSPAILCSALPSHWRSNKSLPVAFKVVALDEVSDGTLVTIRAGNDENCCGELRNCTAVMKNQVAKFNDLRFVGRSGRGKSFSLTIQISTVPFQVATYTKAIKVTVDGPREPRSKSNYQYGHGFPGLGLLNPWVDVAYLGHAWHLPHPAFLKGTIPMPSTEMFPPTFPPTVLPSYPYDHVNYPTEYATLPPKTTSSTAVSATIPNSPSRTPPKSPSESGSESAAEEIRSAFVPIRLNTLPPTTSIVIAASSPSERIPSRKAIQGMKNELKAPTALISRSLSPKRSPSPTKISSPAVTKPVWRPY